The Girardinichthys multiradiatus isolate DD_20200921_A chromosome Y, DD_fGirMul_XY1, whole genome shotgun sequence genome has a window encoding:
- the LOC124864390 gene encoding acylpyruvase FAHD1, mitochondrial-like, giving the protein MTARNISRFWEWGRKIICVGRNYADHAKELKNAIPTEPVLFLKPPSVYVREGSPILVPLYSSNLHHEVEIGVVIGKGGTVIPQSTAMDHVAGYALCLDMTARDIQDECKSKGLPWTLAKAFNTSCPVSDFIPKERIPDPGNVKLWLKVNDQLRQSGCTSQMIFSVPYLISYISDFISLEEGDLILTGTPKGVSAVQEHDELQAGIEDIVMMNFKVERPDH; this is encoded by the coding sequence ATGACAGCGCGGAATATATCTCGGTTCTGGGAGTGGGGACGGAAGATAATTTGCGTCGGGAGAAACTATGCAGACCACGCTAAAGAGCTGAAAAATGCCATTCCCACAGAGCCTGTCCTGTTCTTGAAACCCCCGTCTGTGTATGTGAGAGAGGGCTCCCCCATCCTGGTGCCTCTGTACAGCAGCAACCTGCACCACGAGGTGGAGATAGGGGTGGTCATCGGCAAAGGGGGCACAGTCATCCCCCAGTCCACCGCCATGGATCATGTGGCGGGCTACGCTCTGTGCTTGGACATGACAGCCCGGGACATCCAGGACGAGTGCAAGTCCAAGGGTCTTCCCTGGACCCTGGCCAAGGCCTttaacacctcctgtcctgtcAGCGACTTCATCCCCAAAGAGCGCATCCCTGACCCGGGGAACGTCAAGCTCTGGTTGAAGGTGAACGACCAGCTGCGGCAGAGCGGCTGCACCTCGCAGATGATCTTCTCGGTCCCCTATCTGATCAGCTACATCAGCGACTTCATCAGTCTGGAGGAGGGGGACCTAATTCTGACCGGGACTCCTAAAGGAGTCTCCGCCGTGCAGGAGCACGATGAGCTGCAGGCTGGCATCGAGGACATAGTTATGATGAACTTCAAAGTGGAGAGACCAGACcactag
- the LOC124864141 gene encoding hydroxyacylglutathione hydrolase, mitochondrial-like → MRVELVPALSDNYMYLLIDEDSKEAAIVDPVEPIKVVEAVRKHGVKLTTVLTTHHHWDHAGGNEKMVKLMPGLKVYGGDDRVDAITKKVSHSNSFKLGSLNVKCLFTPCHTTGHICYYVTNENSSEPPAVFTGDTLFVAGCGKFFEGTAEQMYRALIEILGRLPPETRVYCGHEYTVSNLKFARHVEPHNEVIQKKLAWAKEKCSKEEPTIPSTLADEFTFNPFMRVKEKSVQDHVKQTDPIETMRSLRKEKDSFRVPKE, encoded by the exons ATGAGGGTCGAACTTGTGCCAGCGCTCAGTGACAACTACATGTACCTGCTGATTGATGAAGACTCTAAAGAAGCTGCCATTGTTGACCCCGTGGAGCCCATAAAG GTTGTGGAAGCTGTCAGAAAACACGGCGTTAAACTCACAACCGTTCTGACCACTCATCACCACTG GGATCATGCAGGGGGAAATGAGAAGATGGTGAAGCTGATGCCTGGGTTAAAGGTCTATGGAGGAGATGACAGAGTTGATGCTATCACAAAGAAAGTTTCCCACTCCAACAGCTTCAAG ctTGGATCACTCAATGTGAAATGCCTGTTCACGCCTTGTCACACAACCGGTCACATCTGTTACTATGTGACTAATGAAAACAGCTCTGAGCCACCTGCTGTTTTCACTG GTGACACGTTATTTGTGGCTGGCTGTGGTAAATTCTTCGAGGGTACAGCAGAGCAGATGTACAGAGCCTTGATAGAGATTCTGGGACGTCTTCCTCCTGAAACA cGTGTTTACTGCGGCCATGAGTACACGGTCAGCAATCTGAAATTTGCACGCCATGTTGAACCGCACAACGAAGTCATTCAGAAGAAGCTTGCATGGGCAAAG gagAAGTGCAGCAAGGAAGAGCCTACTATTCCATCCACTTTGGCAGATGAATTCACATTTAATCCATTCATGAGAGTGAA AGAGAAGTCTGTTCAAGACCACGTGAAGCAGACAGATCCGATTGAAACCATGAGAAGCCTTCGGAAAGAAAAAGACAGCTTCCGGGTTCCTAAGGAGTGA
- the LOC124864388 gene encoding hydroxyacylglutathione hydrolase-like protein: MKVKVISILEDNYMYLVIEEQSKQAIAVDPAVPHRLLEIVKREGLSLIAVLTTHYHWDHARGNEALVKEVPGLKVYGADNRIKGLTDKVTDSQELKFNSINVRCLFTPCHTSGDMCYYIWEDECTDAPAVFTGDTLFIGGCGRFFEGTAEQMHYNLTKVLASLPQETKVFCGHENTIKNLKFAVLVEPENEKVKEMLSWARARDDDDKPTVPSTLKEEFDYNPFLRLSEKAVQKFTGKTDPVEVMRVLRKEKDKFQKPKDRLPP; the protein is encoded by the exons ATGAAGGTGAAGGTGATCTCCATCCTGGAGGACAACTACATGTACCTGGTGATAGAGGAGCAGAGCAAGCAGGCCATAGCTGTGGACCCCGCTGTCCCCCACCGG CTGCTGGAAATAGTCAAAAGAGAAGGCTTGTCTCTCATTGCCGTTCTCACAACGCATTATCACTG GGATCACGCCCGTGGGAATGAGGCTCTGGTGAAGGAGGTCCCTGGCCTCAAGGTTTACGGGGCAGATAATCGAATAAAGGGGCTGACAGATAAAGTCACAGACTCTCAGGAACTGAAG TTTAACTCCATTAATGTCAGGTGCCTGTTTACTCCTTGCCACACCTCTGGTGATATGTGCTACTACATTTGGGAGGATGAGTGTACAGATGCCCCCGCTGTGTTCACAG GAGACACGCTGTTTATTGGTGGATGTGGGAGGTTCTTTGAGGGTACAGCAGAACAGATGCACTACAACCTCACCAAAGTTCTTGCTTCCTTACCTCAAGAAACG AAGGTGTTCTGTGGACATGAGAACACCATCAAGAACCTAAAGTTTGCCGTGTTGGTGGAACCAGAAAATGAAAAGGTTAAAGAGATGCTGAGCTGGGCCAGG GCGAGAGACGACGATGACAAACCAACCGTGCCATCCACACTAAAGGAGGAGTTTGATTACAACCCTTTTCTCCGCCTCTC gGAGAAAGCCGTGCAGAAGTTCACAGGGAAGACAGACCCTGTGGAGGTGATGAGGGTCCTGAGAAAGGAGAAGGATAAATTCCAGAAGCCCAAAGACAGACTACCCCCTTAG
- the LOC124864377 gene encoding cytosolic Fe-S cluster assembly factor narfl-like: MASHLSGVLQLTDLDDFITPSQECVKPVKVEKKQGKSVAKIQIEDDGSYVQIIQDGGKQKLERAKITLNDCLACSGCITSAESVLITQQSHEELLKVLRNNKTKETEQKVVVVSVSPQSRASLAAHYNLSSSEAGGRLASFLKGLGVHHVYDTSFSRSFSLLESEREFVERFSRKEQDNKALPMLTSACPGWICYAEKTHGEYILPYISTTRSPQQMMGSLVKSYFAEQQGLSPQQIYHVAVMPCFDKKLEASRSDFYLSKSETKEVDCVITSGEVQKMLEEHNVSLSDVEPVALDTMFSSVCGDEFLRHAGSGSGGYLHHVFTYAAKQLFGEEVKELTYKTLRNKDFQEVRLERDGTVLLCFASTYGFRNIQNLVQKLKRGKSPYHFVEVMACPSGCLNGGGQVKPSSSQNQKDLLHLVEELYKAERPLLPENDTRVAELYETWLHTLGEERAKQLLHTQYHTVEKMTNGLTIKW; encoded by the exons ATGGCGTCTCACCTCAGCGGTGTCCTGCAGCTGACAGATCTCGACGATTTTATCACCCCGTCTCAG GAATGTGTCAAACCGGTCAAAGTAGAGAAGAAACAAGGTAAATCTGTGGCCAAAATACAGATTGAGGATGATGGAAGTTACGTACAAATCATCCAG GATGGAGGAAAACAAAAGCTGGAGAGAGCCAAGATCACTCTGAATGACTGTTTGGCCTGCAGTGGCTGCATCACCTCAGCCGAGAGCGTCCTCATCACGCAGCAAAGTCACGAGGAGCTTTTAAAAGTGCTGCGGAATAATAAG ACCAAAGAGACAGAGCAGAAGGTTGTAGTGGTGTCAGTATCGCCACAGTCCAGAGCCTCCCTTGCAGCACACTACAACCTCAGCAGTAGTGAGGCTGGCGGGAGGCTCGCTTCTTTCCTCAAAGGGCTTG GTGTTCATCATGTGTATGACACCAGCTTCAGTCGGTCGTTCAGCCTGCTGGAGAGCGAGAGAGAGTTTGTGGAGCGTTTCAGTCGGAAGGAGCAGGACAACAAAGCCCTGCCCATGCTGACATCTGCCTGTCCAG GTTGGATCTGTTATGCAGAGAAGACACATGGCGAGTATATACTTCCATATATCAGCACCACTCGCTCTCCACAGCAGATGATGGGCTCTCTGGTGAAAAGCTATTTTGCAGAACAGCAG GGCCTTAGTCCACAGCAGATCTACCACGTGGCGGTGATGCCCTGCTTTGACAAGAAACTCGAGGCTTCTCGCTCCGACTTCTACTTGAGTAAATCTGAGACCAAAGAGGTGGATTGTGTCATCACTTCGG GAGAGGTTCAGAAAATGTTGGAGGAGCACAATGTGTCTCTTTCTGATGTTGAGCCTGTAGCCCTGGATACAAT GTTCAGCAGCGTGTGTGGGGATGAGTTCCTGAGGCATGCTGGGAGTGGCTCGGGAGGTTACCTCCATCATGTGTTCACATATGCTGCTAAACAGCTGTTCGGAGAGGAGGTGAAGGAGCTCACCTACAAGACGCTCAG GAATAAAGACTTCCAAGAGGTGAGACTGGAGAGAGATGGCACCGTCCTGTTGTGTTTCGCCTCAACATATGGTTTCCGCAACATTCAGAACCTCGTGCAGAAACTCAAGAGGGGAAAGTCGCCCTACCATTTTGTGGAAGTTATGGCCTGCCCGTCAG GCTGTCTAAATGGTGGTGGGCAGGTGAAGCCCTCATCTAGTCAAAACCAAAAGGATCTTCTCCACCTGGTTGAGGAACTCTACAAGGCAGAGCGCCCCCTGTTGCCAGAAAATGACACCCGCGTCGCAGAGTTGTATGAAACCTGGCTTCACACCCTGGGAGAGGAGAGAGCCAAACAGTTGCTGCACACACAGTACCACACTGTGGAGAAAATGACCAACGGGCTCACTATAAAGTGGTGA